The following proteins are encoded in a genomic region of Neovison vison isolate M4711 chromosome 12, ASM_NN_V1, whole genome shotgun sequence:
- the LOC122892290 gene encoding LOW QUALITY PROTEIN: thymidine phosphorylase (The sequence of the model RefSeq protein was modified relative to this genomic sequence to represent the inferred CDS: inserted 2 bases in 1 codon) — GSDGATGSRDPPGPPPDPGQLPELIRLNETGRLNQGAICGLVGAVDWSAQGAQIGAREILDASDPKISPRDRLPLGPHHCQNYSIGQVGDKVGPVFLPALAACGLQGYKMPPLQIRTSDLKEVSNPHAVSNFKPGLDRVPKGRPSPRLLNPRTELRFPLPISPHNRTKLSSSLGTPVRIPKARAGYSSTLGVGCCPVGPNRRLVPVDGLLYEAXEVSATINSPLVITGSLPPGSGSTSCVLKTPDL, encoded by the exons GGGAGCGATGGGGCCACAGGGAGTCGGGACCCTCCAGGCCCCCCGCCAGACCCCGGGCAACTCCCGGAGCTGATCCGCCTGAACGAGACAGGCCGCCTCAACCAGGGGGCCATCTGCGGCTTGGTGGGCGCTGTGGACTGGAGCGCGCAGGGCGCGCAAATTGGTGCGCGAGAAATTCTGGACGCCTCTGACCCCAAGATCAGCCCCAGAGACCGCCTGCCCCTGGGGCCCCACCACTGTCAG AACTATTCCATAGGGCAAGTGGGCGACAAGGTCGGCCCGGTCTTCTTACCGGCCCTAGCAGCCTGTGGACTGCAAGGTTACAAGATGCCTCCTCTCCAGATCAGAACGTCTGACCTCAAAGAGGTCAGCAACCCACACGCAGTTTCTAACTTCAAGCCTGGCCTAGACAGAGTCCCCAAAGGCAGACCATCCCCCAGGCTTCTCAACCCCAGAACAGAACTTAGGTTCCCCCTTCCCATCAGCCCCCATAACAGGACCAAGTTATCCAGCTCCTTGGGTACCCCAGTTAGGATTCCCAAGGCAAGAGCTGGGTACTCCTCTACCTTG ggagtGGGCTGCTGTCCTGTGGGTCCCAACAGGAGGCTGGTTCCTGTGGATGGACTCCTGTATGAAGC AGAGGTGTCAGCCACTATTAACAGCCCGCTAGTCATTACAGGTAGCCTGCCCCCAGGCTCTGGGTCTACCTCCTGCGTATTAAAGACGCCTGACCTCTGA
- the NCAPH2 gene encoding condensin-2 complex subunit H2 isoform X2, whose translation MEDVEARFAHLLQPIRDLTKNWEVDVAAQLGEYLEELDQICISFDEGKTTMNFIEAALLIQGSACVYSKKVEYLYSLVYQALDFISGKKRDKQLSSVRENGARGDTSSMAAQEVEDQFLSLDDLPDSRANVDLRTDLPLREVLIVPLLPMALVAPHEMEKNVSPLYSCQGEVLASRKDFRMNTCTPHPRGAFMLEPVGISPVETLLPRNRKEAERAEEQPMEVAACGPVPVLGVSPESSASPEGPMPEGGGEDEGAEEAAELPEATAPEAPQEPPEARSPQQSAAQPGRCVLQERQQPASLVKETPDPWQSLDPFDSLDSKPFKKGRPFSVPPCVEEVPGQKRKRKGAAKLQDFHQWYLAAYADHADSRRPRRKGPSFADMEVLYWKHVKEQLETLRKLQRREMTERWLPRPEEGLWPVEDQLEDSLEDLGTADDFLEPEEYAEPQEAKPGEAADLEAEAMPASLSYEELVRRNVELFIATSQKFVQETELSQRIRDWEDTLQPLLQEQEQHVPFDIHTYGDQVVSRFSQLNQWCPFAELVAGQPAFEVCRSMLASLQLANDHTVEITQQPGLEAAVDTMSLRLLTHQRAHKRFQTYAAPSMAQP comes from the exons ATGGAGGACGTGGAGGCGCGCTTCGCCCACCTGCTGCAGCCCATCCGCGACCTCACTAAGAACTGGGAGGTGGACGTGGCGGCCCAGCTGGGCGAGTATCTGGAGGAG CTGGACCAAATCTGCATCTCTTTTGACGAAGGGAAAACCACAATGAACTTCATTGAGGCAGCGCTGTTGATCCAGGGGTCTGCCTGTGTCTACAGTAAGAAG GTGGAGTACCTCTACTCGCTGGTCTACCAGGCTCTCGACTTCATCTCTGGCAAGAA GCGGGACAAGCAGCTCTCCTCGGTGCGGGAAAATGGGGCCAGGGGAGACACCAGCTCCATGGCTGCCCAGGAGGTGGAGGACCAG TTCCTGTCGCTGGATGACCTCCCTGACTCGCGTGCTAATGTGGATCTGAGGACTGACCTGCCCCTCCGT GAGGTCCTCATTGTCCCTCTCCTGCCCATGGCCCTCGTGGCCCCTCATGAGATGGAGAAGAACGTCAGCCCGCTGTACAG CTGTCAGGGGGAGGTCCTAGCCAGCCGGAAGGATTTCAGGATGAATAcatgcaccccccaccccaggggagcCTTCATGTTGGAGCCAGTCGGCATCTCCCCAGTGGAGACCCTGCTGCCGAGGAACCGGAAGG AGGCTGAGAGGGCTGAAGAGCAGCCAATGGAAGTTGCTGCGTgcggtcctgtccctgtgctcggTGTCTCCCCGGAGTCCA GTGCCTCTCCAGAAGGCCCAATGCCTGAAGGTGGTGGTGAGGATGAGGGCGCAGAGGAGGCAGCAGAGCTCCCTGAGGCCACAGCCCCCGAGGCCCCTCAGGAGCCCCCGGAAGCCAGGAGCCCGCAGCAG AGCGCTGCCCAGCCTGGTCGGTGTGTGCTACAGGAGCGACAGCAGCCAGCGTCCCTGGTGAAG gagaCTCCAGACCCCTGGCAGAGCCTGGACCCCTTTGACTCCCTGGACTCTAAGCCTTTCAAGAAAG GTAGGCCTTTCTCCGTGCCCCCCTGCGTGGAGGAGGTTCCAGGACAGAAGCGCAAGAGGAAGGGTGCCGCCAAGCTGCAGGACTTCCACCAGTGGTACCTGGCTGCCT ATGCTGACCACGCCGACAGCAGGAGGCCCCGGCGAAAGGGCCCGTCCTTTGCAG ACATGGAGGTCCTGTACTGGAAGCATGTGAAGGAGCAGTTGGAGACTCTCCGGAAGCTGCAGAGGAGGGAG ATGACTGAGCGGTGGCTGCCGAGGCCGGAGGAAGGGCTGTGGCCTGTGGAGGACCAGCTGGAGGATTCTCTGGAGGATCTCGGGACGGCAG ATGACTTTCTCGAGCCTGAGGAGTATGCAGAGCCTCAGGAGGCAAAGCCTGGGGAAGCTGCTGACCTGG AGGCAGAGGCCATGCCAGCATCCCTGAGCTATGAGGAGCTGGTCCGAAGGAATGTG GAGCTCTTCATCGCCACCTCTCAGAAGTTTGTCCAGGAGACAGAGCTGAGCCAGCGCATCAGGGACTGGGAGGATACTCTCCAGCCCCTGCTCCAAGAGCAG GAACAGCACGTGCCCTTTGACATCCATACTTACGGGGACCAGGTAGTGTCCAGGTTCAGCCAGCTCAACCAGTGGTGTCCCTTTGCGGAGCTCGTAGCTGGCCAGCCTGCCTTCGAGGTGTGTCGCTCAATGCTGGCGTCCCTGCAGCTG GCCAACGACCACACGGTGGAGATCACCCAGCAGCCGGGGCTGGAGGCGGCCGTGGACACCATGTCCCTGAGACTGCTCACACACCAACGGGCCCACAAGCGCTTCCAGACCTACGCTGCCCCCTCCATGGCCCAGCCCTGA
- the NCAPH2 gene encoding condensin-2 complex subunit H2 isoform X1, with amino-acid sequence MEDVEARFAHLLQPIRDLTKNWEVDVAAQLGEYLEELDQICISFDEGKTTMNFIEAALLIQGSACVYSKKVEYLYSLVYQALDFISGKKRDKQLSSVRENGARGDTSSMAAQEVEDQFLSLDDLPDSRANVDLRTDLPLREVLIVPLLPMALVAPHEMEKNVSPLYSCQGEVLASRKDFRMNTCTPHPRGAFMLEPVGISPVETLLPRNRKEAERAEEQPMEVAACGPVPVLGVSPESSASPEGPMPEGGGEDEGAEEAAELPEATAPEAPQEPPEARSPQQSAAQPGRCVLQERQQPASLVKETPDPWQSLDPFDSLDSKPFKKGRPFSVPPCVEEVPGQKRKRKGAAKLQDFHQWYLAAYADHADSRRPRRKGPSFADMEVLYWKHVKEQLETLRKLQRREMTERWLPRPEEGLWPVEDQLEDSLEDLGTAADDFLEPEEYAEPQEAKPGEAADLEAEAMPASLSYEELVRRNVELFIATSQKFVQETELSQRIRDWEDTLQPLLQEQEQHVPFDIHTYGDQVVSRFSQLNQWCPFAELVAGQPAFEVCRSMLASLQLANDHTVEITQQPGLEAAVDTMSLRLLTHQRAHKRFQTYAAPSMAQP; translated from the exons ATGGAGGACGTGGAGGCGCGCTTCGCCCACCTGCTGCAGCCCATCCGCGACCTCACTAAGAACTGGGAGGTGGACGTGGCGGCCCAGCTGGGCGAGTATCTGGAGGAG CTGGACCAAATCTGCATCTCTTTTGACGAAGGGAAAACCACAATGAACTTCATTGAGGCAGCGCTGTTGATCCAGGGGTCTGCCTGTGTCTACAGTAAGAAG GTGGAGTACCTCTACTCGCTGGTCTACCAGGCTCTCGACTTCATCTCTGGCAAGAA GCGGGACAAGCAGCTCTCCTCGGTGCGGGAAAATGGGGCCAGGGGAGACACCAGCTCCATGGCTGCCCAGGAGGTGGAGGACCAG TTCCTGTCGCTGGATGACCTCCCTGACTCGCGTGCTAATGTGGATCTGAGGACTGACCTGCCCCTCCGT GAGGTCCTCATTGTCCCTCTCCTGCCCATGGCCCTCGTGGCCCCTCATGAGATGGAGAAGAACGTCAGCCCGCTGTACAG CTGTCAGGGGGAGGTCCTAGCCAGCCGGAAGGATTTCAGGATGAATAcatgcaccccccaccccaggggagcCTTCATGTTGGAGCCAGTCGGCATCTCCCCAGTGGAGACCCTGCTGCCGAGGAACCGGAAGG AGGCTGAGAGGGCTGAAGAGCAGCCAATGGAAGTTGCTGCGTgcggtcctgtccctgtgctcggTGTCTCCCCGGAGTCCA GTGCCTCTCCAGAAGGCCCAATGCCTGAAGGTGGTGGTGAGGATGAGGGCGCAGAGGAGGCAGCAGAGCTCCCTGAGGCCACAGCCCCCGAGGCCCCTCAGGAGCCCCCGGAAGCCAGGAGCCCGCAGCAG AGCGCTGCCCAGCCTGGTCGGTGTGTGCTACAGGAGCGACAGCAGCCAGCGTCCCTGGTGAAG gagaCTCCAGACCCCTGGCAGAGCCTGGACCCCTTTGACTCCCTGGACTCTAAGCCTTTCAAGAAAG GTAGGCCTTTCTCCGTGCCCCCCTGCGTGGAGGAGGTTCCAGGACAGAAGCGCAAGAGGAAGGGTGCCGCCAAGCTGCAGGACTTCCACCAGTGGTACCTGGCTGCCT ATGCTGACCACGCCGACAGCAGGAGGCCCCGGCGAAAGGGCCCGTCCTTTGCAG ACATGGAGGTCCTGTACTGGAAGCATGTGAAGGAGCAGTTGGAGACTCTCCGGAAGCTGCAGAGGAGGGAG ATGACTGAGCGGTGGCTGCCGAGGCCGGAGGAAGGGCTGTGGCCTGTGGAGGACCAGCTGGAGGATTCTCTGGAGGATCTCGGGACGGCAG CAGATGACTTTCTCGAGCCTGAGGAGTATGCAGAGCCTCAGGAGGCAAAGCCTGGGGAAGCTGCTGACCTGG AGGCAGAGGCCATGCCAGCATCCCTGAGCTATGAGGAGCTGGTCCGAAGGAATGTG GAGCTCTTCATCGCCACCTCTCAGAAGTTTGTCCAGGAGACAGAGCTGAGCCAGCGCATCAGGGACTGGGAGGATACTCTCCAGCCCCTGCTCCAAGAGCAG GAACAGCACGTGCCCTTTGACATCCATACTTACGGGGACCAGGTAGTGTCCAGGTTCAGCCAGCTCAACCAGTGGTGTCCCTTTGCGGAGCTCGTAGCTGGCCAGCCTGCCTTCGAGGTGTGTCGCTCAATGCTGGCGTCCCTGCAGCTG GCCAACGACCACACGGTGGAGATCACCCAGCAGCCGGGGCTGGAGGCGGCCGTGGACACCATGTCCCTGAGACTGCTCACACACCAACGGGCCCACAAGCGCTTCCAGACCTACGCTGCCCCCTCCATGGCCCAGCCCTGA
- the ODF3B gene encoding outer dense fiber protein 3B isoform X1: MGSDVWVGPWRPHRPRGPIAALYRGPGPKYMLPPNTGYVLHDPSRPRAPAFSFGARLPTQQTSCGPGPGHLVPAHITVRGRDGTPAYSIHGRPRHAAPLLTPGPGRYFPERAGNATYPSAPRHTIAPRNWGTHAKQQTPGPATYTVPSLLGPRVIGKVSAPTYSLYGRSAVGSFFEDLSKTPGPCAYHAVNTGIYKSRAPQFSMLARTSLPQDNTLNPGPAAYNVDQPRKPRGWSFGIRHSDYVARVPTKADD, from the exons ATGGGCTCGGACGTCTGGGTCGGCCCTTGGCGGCCCCACCGGCCCCGCGGCCCCATCGCAGCGCTCTACAGAGGCCCGGGGCCCAAATACATGCTGCCACCGAACACCG GCTACGTCCTGCACGACCCGTCGCGGCCCCGCGCCCCGGCCTTCTCCTTCGGCGCGCGCCTGCCCACGCAGCAGACTTCCTGCGGCCCGGGGCCCGGCCACCTGGTTCCTGCACACATAACCGTGCGCGGCCGCGACGGCACCCCCGCCTACTCCATCCACGGCCGCCCCCGCCACGCGGCGCCCCTCCTCACTCCCGGACCGG GCAGGTACTTTCCCGAGCGAGCCGGGAACGCGACGTACCCCAGTGCGCCTCGGCACACCATCGCTCCCCGAAACTGGGGCACCCACGCGAAGCAGCAGACACCAG GGCCTGCGACCTACACTGTGCCCTCGCTCCTGGGTCCGCGCGTCATCGGTAAAGTCTCGGCCCCAACTTACTCCCTCTACGGCCGCAGCGCAGTGGGCAGTTTCTTCGAGGACCTCAGCAAG ACCCCGGGCCCCTGCGCCTACCACGCGGTGAACACTGGGATCTACAAGTCTCGGGCCCCCCAGTTCTCCATGCTGGCGCGGACTTCGCTCCCCCAAGACAACACCCTGAATCCCGGGCCCGCAGCCTACAACGTGGACCAG CCCCGGAAACCCCGCGGCTGGAGCTTCGGGATCCGGCACTCGGACTACGTGGCTCGGGTCCCGACCAAGGCGGACGACTGA
- the ODF3B gene encoding outer dense fiber protein 3B isoform X2, with translation MGSDVWVGPWRPHRPRGPIAALYRGPGPKYMLPPNTGYVLHDPSRPRAPAFSFGARLPTQQTSCGPGPGHLVPAHITVRGRDGTPAYSIHGRPRHAAPLLTPGPGRYFPERAGNATYPSAPRHTIAPRNWGTHAKQQTPGPATYTVPSLLGPRVIGKVSAPTYSLYGRSAVGSFFEDLSKTPGPCAYHAVNTGIYKSRAPQFSMLARTSLPQDNTLNPGPAAYNVDQVVWKTGPRPRKPRGWSFGIRHSDYVARVPTKADD, from the exons ATGGGCTCGGACGTCTGGGTCGGCCCTTGGCGGCCCCACCGGCCCCGCGGCCCCATCGCAGCGCTCTACAGAGGCCCGGGGCCCAAATACATGCTGCCACCGAACACCG GCTACGTCCTGCACGACCCGTCGCGGCCCCGCGCCCCGGCCTTCTCCTTCGGCGCGCGCCTGCCCACGCAGCAGACTTCCTGCGGCCCGGGGCCCGGCCACCTGGTTCCTGCACACATAACCGTGCGCGGCCGCGACGGCACCCCCGCCTACTCCATCCACGGCCGCCCCCGCCACGCGGCGCCCCTCCTCACTCCCGGACCGG GCAGGTACTTTCCCGAGCGAGCCGGGAACGCGACGTACCCCAGTGCGCCTCGGCACACCATCGCTCCCCGAAACTGGGGCACCCACGCGAAGCAGCAGACACCAG GGCCTGCGACCTACACTGTGCCCTCGCTCCTGGGTCCGCGCGTCATCGGTAAAGTCTCGGCCCCAACTTACTCCCTCTACGGCCGCAGCGCAGTGGGCAGTTTCTTCGAGGACCTCAGCAAG ACCCCGGGCCCCTGCGCCTACCACGCGGTGAACACTGGGATCTACAAGTCTCGGGCCCCCCAGTTCTCCATGCTGGCGCGGACTTCGCTCCCCCAAGACAACACCCTGAATCCCGGGCCCGCAGCCTACAACGTGGACCAGGTGGTCTGGAAGACCGGGCCCAGG CCCCGGAAACCCCGCGGCTGGAGCTTCGGGATCCGGCACTCGGACTACGTGGCTCGGGTCCCGACCAAGGCGGACGACTGA
- the LOC122892674 gene encoding protein SCO2 homolog, mitochondrial: protein MLLLVWAPKAWHRLFPLKPRALLWFRGDKVLHVGYRRLSGQAPGEQSRQRQPQGPRFRTRLLITALFGAGLGGAWLAARAEKEQRQQQRRTEALRQAAVGQGDFNLLDHRGQARCKADFRGQWVLLYFGFTHCPDICPDELEKLVRVVEQLEAEPGLPPVQPVFITVDPERDTAAAMARYVQDFHPRLLGLTGSAEQVAQVTRSYRVYYSAGPKDEDQDYIVDHSIAIYLLSPDGLFTDYYGRAKSAQQIADSVRHHMAAFRSVLH, encoded by the coding sequence ATGCTGCTGCTGGTTTGGGCACCCAAGGCTTGGCACAGGCTCTTTCCGCTCAAGCCCCGAGCCCTTCTCTGGTTCCGGGGAGATAAGGTCTTACACGTGGGATACCGGCGCCTGTCAGGGCAGGCCCCCGGAGAGCAGAGCAGACAGCGCCAGCCCCAGGGCCCTAGGTTCCGGACCAGGCTGCTGATCACTGCTCTGTTTGGGGCTGGGTTGGGCGGGGCCTGGCTGGCTGCGAGGGCTGAGAAGGAGCAGCGACAGCAGCAACGGCGGACAGAGGCCCTGCGCCAGGCGGCTGTGGGCCAGGGCGACTTCAACCTGCTGGACCACCGGGGACAGGCTCGCTGCAAGGCCGACTTCCGGGGTCAGTGGGTACTGCTGTACTTTGGGTTCACTCACTGCCCCGACATCTGCCCAGACGAGCTCGAGAAGCTGGTGCGTGTGGTTGAGCAGCTGGAGGCTGAGCCTGGCCTGCCCCCCGTGCAGCCTGTCTTCATCACCGTGGACCCTGAACGGGACACTGCCGCAGCCATGGCCCGCTACGTGCAGGACTTCCACCCGCGGCTGCTGGGCCTGACTGGTTCCGCGGAGCAGGTAGCCCAGGTGACCCGCAGCTACCGCGTGTACTACAGCGCTGGCCCTAAGGACGAGGACCAGGATTACATCGTGGATCACTCCATCGCCATCTACCTGCTCAGCCCCGATGGCCTCTTCACAGACTACTATGGCCGGGCCAAATCCGCACAGCAGATCGCGGACAGTGTCCGGCACCACATGGCTGCCTTCCGCAGCGTCCTGCACTAA